The Eubacterium maltosivorans genome includes the window TCTTTCAGCTTTTGCGCAACTGGAACGAGAGCAGATTAAAGAGCGTACTATGATGGGGCGCATCGCGAGAGCAAAAAGCGGCTTAGTAATGGGCCCCACTGCTCCATACGGGTACCGTTATGTCGATGGACAATTGATTGTTGATGAATATGAGGCGTCAATTGTTCGTGAAATATATGATTTGTACCTTCAGGGATATGGGATGGAGAAAGTTTCCAATATGCTATATGAAAAAATGCAGCTAACATCCGCTTCTGGTTATGCCGCTGTTCGTAGAATTCTCAGCCGACCAACATACGCAGGATTAGTTCACTATTCTGGTGAAGTATATCCGGGACAACATGAAAAAATTATTGATGTGGATATGTGGAAAAGAGTCCAGGAAAAGCGCGAACATTCAAGGAACTATCAAAGAGGAAAACGGCAGAAACACTTACTCACTGGAATGATTTATTGCAAGCGTTGTGGCGCAAAATATGCTTATCACGTCCATTCAGGAAATAATTATTACGACCGTTATATGTGTTATTCCGTTTGCAGATCACGCAAAGAACTTATCAAAGACCCCCATTGCGATAATACAAAATATTTGGCCGCAGAACTTGAGCAATTAATTATCGCCCAAATTAAAGAATTAGCTTTGGATGAGAGTAAATTTAATAAAGTTATTCAAAAAAGAATAGAAGCTCCGGACCCAACTCAGGCAATGCAAAAACAGATTAAGGAAATTGACAAGCAGATAAACAATTTTATGGATCTTTACCAGTATGGCAAAGTCCCCGTTGAAACGATCAACGAACGGATCGAAAAACTGACTCAGGAAAAATCAGCAATCGAAAAAAGCATCCGAGAGTTGAATATTAAGCCTATTCCAAAACGCGAAGATTATGAACCCACACTCAGCCGAGTAGATTCTATTTTTGAGACCGGTAGCGCCGATGAGCAACGAGCTGCTGTACGGAATCTAATTGATCATATTGATATAGACGGCGAAAACGTCGTAATACACTGGGTTTTTGAGTAATCTCTTTTTTATTCTTTTCGAGTGCGAATAGTGACACTTCTCCTGCAGGCTGTCCTCAAAGCTGTAGTTTTCTGTTTTGCCAAAGCTGGCCGCCGACAGCATCAGCGGACGAAAGCAGCTTTCTAAAAGCCCGGCAGCGGACGAATCTCCCCGCTTCGCCTTTAAAGCCAGGGCGTCAATTTCCTGGTAATCCATTTTAACCTCCTCAGTTATCCTCATACACATCGGTTATTTCCAGAACCATTTCCGGAAAACGATCCTCCACCGCGCCGCTGTACTCATAAAACAAATCCTCTGCCTCCTCCAGGCTTCGGGCAGAAAAGCCCACACTCACCCGGCACTCGGCCTCTACCCTGTAATCCCTCCGGCGGTTGATAATACCGGG containing:
- a CDS encoding recombinase family protein, whose protein sequence is MKHVGLYIRVSTEEQTENYSIPEQRERLENFCKAKDWLVVDEYIDGGYSGAKLDRPAVQKMITDAGTGTIDTVLVWKLDRLSRSQKDMLYLIEDVFIPNSVDFVSLNESLDTGTAFGRAMIGILSAFAQLEREQIKERTMMGRIARAKSGLVMGPTAPYGYRYVDGQLIVDEYEASIVREIYDLYLQGYGMEKVSNMLYEKMQLTSASGYAAVRRILSRPTYAGLVHYSGEVYPGQHEKIIDVDMWKRVQEKREHSRNYQRGKRQKHLLTGMIYCKRCGAKYAYHVHSGNNYYDRYMCYSVCRSRKELIKDPHCDNTKYLAAELEQLIIAQIKELALDESKFNKVIQKRIEAPDPTQAMQKQIKEIDKQINNFMDLYQYGKVPVETINERIEKLTQEKSAIEKSIRELNIKPIPKREDYEPTLSRVDSIFETGSADEQRAAVRNLIDHIDIDGENVVIHWVFE